The Anomaloglossus baeobatrachus isolate aAnoBae1 chromosome 5 unlocalized genomic scaffold, aAnoBae1.hap1 SUPER_5_unloc_21, whole genome shotgun sequence genome segment aatttgccaaatccgtcagtgaaggggacctctgggtctcccaacaaccaagtcccgattgaaggcaacagtccaaccgttagagagagacaccgccaaggcaccagtttctcagggccagcgcctgcgggcaaagaggggctcctccggcacatatccaagccggggagcgggttaccggtgggaacccatcgctaccaacatagacttaggtgcaggaaaaggcaccgtcaccgtcaactaccagggaaaagcaacagcagccgtccgtgggaaccgtctttccagccgtgtgttttaccgagaactgtgtcaccgtctcaggctgagtgagtaccacagtgccgtgaggcacagcgctgcccctgcgtccctgcaccccaccaagccctgcaccggccctgccatccctcatcctccaactcatcactgggccccgggacaaccaccccctacccacggaggggagaactaacaactttgctgctccctgtcaccgctcccgggattcccatacagagcagcggtgctgtccccacaatcaccacaaccgtgggtggcgtcacggacaataaactatcccaaaaaccaaacccctttcactcacgggcgaggagcgccgctcgagtccccgggatccggcccatcgctcgagccaccgagcagcagcaggccgcagcagcagcggcagccggacccgagcagtgggagagcgcagcgtcccctcctccatccgcgacataatgacacaaaaggaaaacgacAGACAAAGGAAAAATAAACTGCATTTCTAAACAACAGGTGGTGAAAAAGGgggatggaaaaataaataaataaaaaaagggagATGATCAATAAGAAGACATCAAAGAATATTTACAAGCAGCAATCTCCAGGATCAAATGCAAAACAATTTCTCTTTCCATGGCTCTCACCTCCATGCCATTATCACTGGAAACTACTGAGGTAAAGTGGTGAATActtataaggggggggggggggggggggaggtgcagaaatcagaacagctgagacaactcaggatggtaagccaagaaagacacaagggtctgcttaaccctagcagcgccAGCACAAGGATAGTCTGCACAGCTAGGTGGAAGGCAAGGCAGATCCAACTAGTCCTGGCTTAAGGGCCatttaaacgctgcgatatcgctgACGATATATCGtgggggtcacggtatttgtgatgcacatctggcgtcgttagtgacatcgcagcgtgtgacaggcaagaGCGACCTTAAACTATCGTAAAAGAGACAAAAACCGTTGGTATATGAGAAGTCGTTCatataccaaaaatcgttgtctagcAAGTagcgatgttccttgttcctgcggcatctcacatcgctacgtgtgacaccgcaggagcgatgaacatctccttacctccgtccaccggcaatgaggaaagaaagaggtgggcggcatgttccgaccgctcatctccaccccttctctgctattcgacggctgccgtgtgacgtcgctgtgaagccgcacgacccgccccctaagaaaggaggagGATCGCCGGCTAGAGTGACGTtgcaaggaaggtaagtccgtgtgatgggtgttagcgatgttgtgcgccacgggcagcgatttgcctgtgacgcacaaccgacgggggcgggtacgctcgctagcgatatcggtaccgatatcgcagcgtgtaaagtaccctttacgctgtgaccttctaaccCATTGGATATGGGCGACTTCTCTCTGTCCGATAACCTGGTGTCAAAACCCTGATGTAAATGTTCAGTGTAGAGaacgggataaatgtgatccaaaagtcacagacagatggagaagtcccatctatgatcagctctaatcctgccatctccaccgctctcattacacaagtataacacatataatactggaggataaaacaagactgagcacaagaccttcacagccgtctacacatcatagggagatttcatggcaccttctctccatctacctgatgatcctgaggaacatcgggatcttcttggttacagtcctgtgggagaagaggacggggacatctctctggtgttgtcctcttactggatagaactggaggagacacatacagggactgaattcattccttacatacagataattatagcccgtgtgtatttagtcctgtctattacctggtgatgtgaggggctggggaacctccatcatgacgtccttgtacagatctttgtgtccttctaaatactcccactcctccatggagaaatagacggtgacgtcctgacaccttataggaacctgacacatacaatgataccgtcacccccgatcccttcatagcgttactgtataatgtcccagcagtgtcacctctccagtcagcagctcaatcatcttgtaggtgagttctaggatcttctggtcattgatgtcctcatgtatcggggggtgaggtggaggccccgtgattgggctcaggggtcttccccatccctcagacacaggggcctggcagcgctcactagaggtcttcttcactactgtgtaatcctggttatggagagacacagtaataaatctcactacagacatttccagagtcctcacctctccagttctgtccatctgttattcccatagataagaatgatgtaatgtgacgtcatcagaatctctcacctctccagtaagccggaagaggatctctagggtgaggtgtaatatcctatcCGCCATCttttccctgtccatatccatccttcacggggcaatcaggagaattctcttatatagaagatctccactgagaggatccgatattataaggacctgaatgggaaggagatgagcccatatggaaaattaatggagataagggaggtgagatatcatttgggtactaaaaaatattcaacatgaaatgtgctatgtaaatagTACAACCGTAAAAGTAGCACATTAGCTTTATAAAAAATACCAATCCTTCGTACGGTAATGTGaaccgaaaaataaaaaaaagagtaatTGCTTCCATAATAAGAGAAGGAAAATAAGAAAGTGCAAGAACAAATAATTTtccagtttttcggttaagaacagggaaaggaattaggattcgatgtattcttgtttctaacagaagaagaggggccacacatggcgtatggatctgtgcactcgctgacgcacaatttaccacccatttcttgtatgaatgcagcaaaatagtgaaaattaaccCCATTACAAAATGTGCctacattatatttcactcctaaactagacaaattatgtaaataaaaaagtttagatTTAAACTGGTTTTGGAGCTTGTAGACTTTAAccgcttaatgaccgcgggcagtaaaattatgtcctagcgatCAGTGTTAATCCCCTCCCGCTGCTGCCGGCAAGCAATAAAGAAATAAAGTGTATGCCGTCCCCCAGCATCGGAAAATTTCTATGGTTTCAGCTACCAAAGGGTAgctcagaccctggagatcatgattcgggcagaaaaaaatgatttatctcccacctggcatgatcaatcaTGTCAAATGGGGGATAAGGTGCCTACCCCGGTCCCccgatgtggccaaagtgcccccccccagtcCCATGCACCAACTGATCATCTAAAATGGCCGGCGCACACACTGCACTTATCCTACTCCtcaaagttctccccaggtccagccaggtcaccctgtcaatccccggtctcccgttacctcctgcagtgaggatcccccacgatccctcctcttccttctcagaaGATCCTGGCCACATGTGCAGAGCGGCTCTCAGATGGCAccctgctagtagtgacactgagcttactgcagctcacactaccatgctgtggacccggggagtgtgagtgcagtatcactgcacccacactcctcacatggagggtttgcactttcagaaaatgggggatatgttctcaAAGTGTGCCACCCATATTCTGGAATGTCCAAAGTCGTCGtatgacctccaaaatggattatggcagaccggattttttttctttttaataaattggtgaaagaggcaatgtgttggggagtgttttttcaaataattttttttggccTTTTTTTATTACTATGTTAGTGCTGTcgggatagacgccgtgacatagtttcatagtttttaaggttgaagggagactctaagtccatctagttcaacccgtagcctaacatgttgatccagaggaaggcaaaaaaaccccaatgtgtcaaataagctccaatggggaaaaaaattccttcctgactccacatacggcaatcaggctagttccctggatcaataccctgtcataaaatctaatatacataactgttaatattatatttttcaagaacgccgtccaggctctgcttaaatgttagtagtgaatcactcattacaacatcatgcggcagagagttccatagtctcactgctcgtacagtaaagaatcctcgtctgtgattatgattaaaccttctttcctcaagacgtagaggatgctcccgtgttccagtcgcaggcctaggtgtaaagagatctttggaaaggtctctgtactgtcccctcatatgtttatacattgtgattagatcccccctaagcctttgtttttccaaactaaataaccccaagtttaataacctgtcttggtgttgcagcccacccattcctctaataatcttggtctctctta includes the following:
- the LOC142258997 gene encoding oocyte zinc finger protein XlCOF29-like — encoded protein: MDMDREKMADRILHLTLEILFRLTGEDYTVVKKTSSERCQAPVSEGWGRPLSPITGPPPHPPIHEDINDQKILELTYKMIELLTGEVTLLGHYTVTL